A single Micromonospora luteifusca DNA region contains:
- the tal gene encoding transaldolase, with protein MTDKLNELSAAGVAVWLDDLSRVRLSSGGLDQLRREKHVAGVTTNPTIFAKALSDADEYNWQLRDLATRGVEVEESVRMLTTYDVRWACDVMRPSYDASAGVDGRVSIEVDPRLAHESDRTVAEAKALWWLVDRPNLYIKIPATEAGLPAITATLAEGISVNVTLIFGLDRYSAVMEAFLAGLEQAKANGHDLSKIGSVASFFVSRVDSEVDKRLEKVGSDQAKALKGKAAIANAQLAYERYTEVFSSDRWKALAGAGAHPQRPLWASTSTKNPDYRDVIYVEELIAPGTVNTMPESVIHAYADHGETRGDTITGAYDAARKVFADLESVGVDMDDVIVTLEREGVEKFEASWQELLDGVRKSLEAAGAGKGSPNKAAKGNAKAAEKAGGNA; from the coding sequence ATGACGGACAAGCTGAATGAGCTGAGCGCTGCGGGCGTGGCGGTCTGGCTCGACGATCTTTCCCGAGTACGACTGAGCTCCGGCGGGCTGGACCAGCTCCGCCGCGAGAAGCACGTCGCCGGAGTCACCACCAATCCGACGATCTTCGCCAAGGCGCTGAGCGACGCCGACGAGTACAACTGGCAGCTGCGCGACCTCGCCACCCGTGGGGTGGAGGTCGAGGAGTCGGTACGCATGCTCACCACGTACGACGTGCGGTGGGCCTGCGACGTGATGCGCCCGTCGTACGACGCGAGCGCCGGTGTCGACGGCCGGGTCTCCATCGAGGTGGACCCCCGGCTGGCCCATGAGAGCGACCGGACGGTGGCCGAGGCCAAGGCCCTCTGGTGGTTGGTGGACCGCCCCAACCTCTACATCAAGATCCCGGCCACCGAGGCGGGCCTCCCGGCGATCACCGCCACCCTGGCCGAGGGGATCAGCGTCAACGTCACGCTGATCTTCGGCCTGGACCGCTACTCGGCGGTCATGGAGGCGTTCCTCGCCGGTCTGGAGCAGGCCAAGGCGAACGGCCACGACCTGTCCAAGATCGGCTCGGTGGCGTCGTTCTTCGTCTCCCGGGTCGACTCCGAGGTCGACAAGAGGCTGGAGAAGGTCGGCTCCGACCAGGCCAAGGCCCTCAAGGGCAAGGCTGCCATCGCCAACGCGCAGCTGGCGTACGAGCGCTACACCGAGGTGTTCTCCTCCGACCGCTGGAAGGCGCTCGCCGGCGCCGGCGCGCACCCGCAGCGGCCGCTGTGGGCGTCCACCTCGACGAAGAACCCGGACTACCGCGACGTCATCTACGTCGAGGAACTGATCGCCCCCGGCACGGTCAACACCATGCCGGAGTCGGTCATCCACGCCTACGCCGATCACGGCGAGACCCGCGGCGACACCATCACCGGCGCCTACGACGCGGCCCGCAAGGTCTTCGCCGACCTGGAGTCGGTCGGGGTGGACATGGACGACGTGATCGTCACCCTGGAGCGCGAGGGCGTGGAGAAGTTCGAGGCCAGCTGGCAGGAACTGCTCGACGGCGTCCGCAAGTCGCTCGAGGCGGCGGGTGCCGGCAAGGGTTCGCCGAACAAGGCCGCCAAGGGCAACGCGAAGGCCGCCGAGAAGGCCGGTGGTAACGCATGA
- a CDS encoding glucose-6-phosphate isomerase, whose product MSDLLAGPVEAAAGLAVYGADAVDKSAPASTRDALVKAGVPGKLAGKDASLWGPDAEAEAKIRLGWVDTHQRSRELLVQLAELTAELADLDHVVLAGMGGSSLAPEVITRTLGRPLTVLDTTDPGQVRAALGDRLERTVVVVASKSGSTVETDSHRRAYWQAFLDAGMTEAEAGRHFVIVTDPGSPLETTATEMGAFTVLADPNVGGRYSALTAFGLVPSALAGVEVAELLDQAEALAASLGADRNNPALALGAALGAAATLARDKVALVSDGTGIDGLGDWAEQLIAESTGKAGVGILPVVVESPQSPGATGADVLTVSYGGALAPGDVPGGGATPDVAVNGPLGAQFLAWEYATAVAGVVLGIDPFNQPNVTESKENTNKILASGLPAETPSFTEGAIEVYAPQGAPGDLAGVLRWLLDGLGDDGYLAVMAYLDRFADADAARLRPLLAQAGRPVTFGWGPRFLHSTGQYHKGGPQVGSYLQVTGAVAEDLKVPGKPYTFGELQAAQAAGDRQALAGRERPLLRLHLTDRAAGVAQLLDAAGELRA is encoded by the coding sequence ATGAGTGATCTTCTCGCTGGGCCGGTGGAGGCAGCCGCCGGGCTCGCGGTCTACGGCGCGGACGCGGTCGACAAGTCCGCGCCCGCCTCGACCCGGGACGCGCTGGTCAAGGCCGGTGTCCCGGGCAAGCTGGCGGGTAAGGACGCAAGCCTGTGGGGCCCGGACGCCGAAGCCGAGGCGAAGATCCGCCTCGGCTGGGTGGACACCCACCAGCGCAGCCGGGAGCTGCTGGTGCAGCTGGCCGAGCTGACCGCGGAGCTGGCCGATCTGGACCACGTGGTGCTCGCCGGGATGGGCGGCTCGTCGCTGGCCCCCGAGGTGATCACCCGGACCCTGGGTCGTCCGCTGACCGTGCTGGACACCACCGACCCGGGCCAGGTCCGGGCGGCGCTCGGTGACCGGCTGGAGCGCACCGTGGTGGTGGTGGCCAGCAAGTCCGGATCGACCGTGGAGACCGACAGCCACCGACGCGCCTACTGGCAGGCGTTCCTGGACGCCGGGATGACCGAGGCGGAGGCCGGGCGGCACTTCGTCATCGTCACCGACCCGGGCTCGCCGCTGGAGACCACCGCGACCGAGATGGGCGCGTTCACCGTGCTCGCCGACCCGAACGTCGGCGGCCGGTACTCGGCGCTGACCGCGTTCGGCCTGGTGCCCTCGGCGCTGGCCGGGGTCGAGGTCGCGGAACTGCTCGACCAGGCCGAGGCGCTGGCCGCGTCGCTCGGCGCGGACCGGAACAACCCGGCGCTGGCGCTGGGCGCCGCTCTTGGCGCCGCGGCGACGCTGGCCCGGGACAAGGTCGCCCTGGTGTCCGACGGCACCGGCATCGACGGCCTCGGCGACTGGGCTGAGCAGCTGATCGCCGAGTCGACCGGCAAGGCCGGGGTGGGCATCCTCCCGGTGGTCGTGGAGTCCCCGCAGAGCCCCGGCGCCACCGGTGCGGACGTGCTGACCGTCAGCTACGGCGGCGCGCTCGCCCCCGGTGACGTGCCTGGTGGCGGCGCCACCCCGGACGTGGCCGTCAACGGCCCGCTGGGCGCGCAGTTCCTGGCCTGGGAGTACGCCACCGCGGTGGCCGGGGTGGTGCTCGGCATCGACCCGTTCAACCAGCCGAACGTCACCGAGTCCAAGGAGAACACCAACAAGATCCTGGCTTCGGGTCTGCCGGCGGAGACGCCGTCGTTCACCGAGGGCGCGATCGAGGTGTACGCCCCGCAGGGCGCTCCCGGGGACCTGGCCGGGGTGCTGCGCTGGCTGCTCGACGGGCTGGGCGACGACGGTTACCTCGCGGTGATGGCGTACCTCGACCGGTTCGCCGACGCCGACGCGGCCCGGCTGCGGCCGCTGCTGGCGCAGGCGGGGCGCCCGGTGACCTTCGGCTGGGGGCCGCGGTTCCTGCACTCGACGGGCCAGTACCACAAGGGCGGCCCGCAGGTCGGCAGCTACCTTCAGGTGACCGGCGCGGTCGCCGAGGACCTGAAGGTGCCGGGCAAGCCGTACACCTTCGGTGAGCTGCAGGCGGCACAGGCCGCCGGCGACCGGCAGGCCCTCGCGGGTCGGGAGCGGCCGCTGCTGCGGCTGCACCTGACCGACCGGGCGGCCGGGGTCGCCCAACTGCTCGACGCGGCCGGTGAGCTGCGGGCGTGA